The following coding sequences are from one Triticum dicoccoides isolate Atlit2015 ecotype Zavitan chromosome 4A, WEW_v2.0, whole genome shotgun sequence window:
- the LOC119285402 gene encoding mitochondrial succinate-fumarate transporter 1-like: MASPPSLPPPSPPPRADEPRSGGGRAPIPPYVKAAAGSLGGVMEACCLQPIDVVKTRLQLDRAGAYRGIAHCGTTVARAEGVPALWKGLTPFATHLTLKYALRLGSNAMLQSAFKDPVTGKVSAQGRLASGFGAGVLEALVIVTPFEVVKIRLQQQKGLSTDLLKYKGPIHCAKTIVREEGIFGLWSGASPTVMRNGTNQAAMFTAKNTIDILLWKKHEGDGKVLQPWQSMVSGFLAGTAGPICTGPFDVVKTRLMAQGRTGDIKYKGMFHAIRTIHAEEGLRALWKGLLPRLMRIPPGQAIMWTVADQVMGLYERTYLQSSQV, from the exons ATGGCCTCACCCCCTTCCCTGcccccgccctcgccgccgccgcgggccgACGAGCCACGCAGCGGCGGGGGCAGGGCGCCGATCCCGCCCTACGTCAAGGCGGCGGCGGGGTCGCTCGGCGGCGTGATGGAGGCGTGCTGCCTGCAGCCCATCGACGTGGTCAAGACGAGGCTGCAGCTGGACCGCGCGGGGGCCTACCGCGGCATCGCGCACTGCGGCACCACCGTCGCGCGCGCCGAGGGCGTGCCGGCGCTCTGGAAGGGCCTCACGCCCTTCGCCACCCACCTCACGCTCAAGTACGCGCTCCGCCTCGGCTCCAATGCCATGCTGCAGTCCGCCTTCAAGGACCCCGTCACCGGCAAGGTCTCCGCGCAGGGCCGCCTCGCCTCCGGCTTCGGTGCCGGCGTCCTCGAGGCCCTCGTCATCGTTACCCCATTCGAG GTGGTAAAGATTAGATTGCAGCAACAAAAAGGACTAAGCACGGACCTGCTGAAATATAAAGGGCCCATACACTGTGCAAAGACAATTGTTCGTGAGGAAGGCATTTTTGGTCTGTGGTCTGGAGCATCACCAACTGTCATGCGCAACGGCACAAACCAAGCTGCGATGTTCACAGCCAAGAACACGATAGACATCCTTCTCTGGAAGAAGCATGAAGGGGACGGGAAGGTTCTCCAGCCATGGCAGTCCATGGTCTCCGGGTTCCTTGCAGGAACCGCAGGGCCGATCTGCACCGGGCCTTTCGACGTGGTGAAGACCAGGCTGATGGCCCAAGGGAGGACCGGCGACATCAAGTACAAGGGCATGTTCCACGCGATACGGACGATACACGCGGAAGAGGGCCTCCGGGCCCTGTGGAAGGGCCTGCTTCCCAGGCTGATGAGGATTCCACCTGGCCAGGCCATAATGTGGACAGTGGCTGATCAGGTGATGGGCCTCTATGAGCGAACATATCTGCAGTCGTCTCAGGTGTAA